A region of Ursus arctos isolate Adak ecotype North America unplaced genomic scaffold, UrsArc2.0 scaffold_31, whole genome shotgun sequence DNA encodes the following proteins:
- the FAM8A1 gene encoding protein FAM8A1, translated as MAEGPEEARGRPPGQDDGGGDPEPVPSLRGPPAAAAPRPRDGPQAEPQAPGRPPAPGLAPAAATAEESEPPREPGKRGQAVPGSSAGLQEPAGREAPEAAAPRERPVRLSAREYSRQVHEWLWQSYCGYLTWHSGLAAFPAYCSPQPPPPSYPSGGGATAPQAAAPPPLQLGYYNPFYFLSAAAAGPDPGAATGVTPAAPVAGLGARTPHGQGSVRATPVTRVGSGAPSRTPSETGRQAGREYVIPSLAHRFMAEMVDFFILFFIKATIVLSIMHLSGIKDISKFAMHYIIEEIDEDTSMEDLQKMMIVALIYRLLVCFYEIICIWGAGGATPGKFLLGLRVVTCDTSVLIAPSRVLVIPSSNVSITTSTIRALIKNFSIASFFPAFITLLFFQHNRTAYDIVAGTIVVKRNGVR; from the exons ATGGCAGAGGGGCCGGAGGAAGCCCGAGGCCGCCCTCCTGGGCAGGACGACGGCGGAGGGGACCCCGAGCCCGTCCCTTCCCTGAGAGGCCCTCCTGCCGCTGCCGCCCCACGCCCCCGGGACGGGCCGCAGGCCGAACCCCAGGCCCCGGGccggcccccagccccgggccTCGCGCCCGCCGCGGCCACGGCCGAGGAGTCGGAGCCGCCGCGCGAGCCCGGGAAGCGCGGGCAGGCGGTCCCCGGCTCCAGTGCGGGGCTGCAGGAGCCGGCAGGCCGCGAGGCCCCCGAGGCTGCCGCGCCGCGAGAGAGGCCGGTGCGGCTGAGCGCCCGCGAGTATTCCCGGCAGGTGCACGAGTGGCTGTGGCAGTCCTACTGCGGCTACCTCACCTGGCACAGCGGCCTGGCCGCCTTCCCCGCCTACTGCAGCCCCCAGCCGCCCCCGCCGAGCTACCCGTCGGGCGGGGGTGCCACCGCCCCCCAGGCCGCGGCGCCGCCGCCCCTCCAGCTGGGCTATTACAACCCCTTCTACTTCCTGAGCGCCGCGGCCGCCGGGCCTGACCCTGGAGCGGCTACCGGCGTCACCCCCGCTGCTCCGGTCGCGGGCCTGGGAGCCCGGACTCCGCACGGGCAAGGATCCGTCCGGGCAACCCCAGTGACCAGGGTGGGATCCGGCGCCCCTTCGCGAACCCCGAGCGAGACCGGGCGGCAGGCAG gcAGAGAGTATGTTATTCCATCCTTGGCCCACAGATTTATGGCAGAGATGGTggatttctttattctcttctttataaAAGCAACCATTGTCTTAAGCATTATGCACCTCAGTGGAATAAA GGATATCTCTAAGTTTGCTATGCATTATATAATAGAAGAAATAGATGAAGATACATCAATGGAAGACTTGCAGAAAATGATGATTGTGGCTCTTATATACAGATTGTTGGTTTGTTTCTATGAG ATAATTTGCATTTGGGGAGCAGGTGGAGCGACCCCGGGGAAGTTCCTGCTCGGCCTTCGAGTGGTGACGTGCGACACATCAGTGCTCATTGCTCCAAGTCGGGTTTTAGTGATTCCTTCCTCAAATGTTAGCATTACCAC GTCTACTATACGAGCTTTGATCAAGAATTTTTCTATTGCTTCTTTTTTCCCTGCTTTCATCACACTGCTGTTTTTTCAGCATAATCGAACAGCCTATGACATTGTAGCAGGAACCATTGTGGTAAAGAGAAATGGGGTCAGATGA